CATTCCTCAAATCGCTCGCGTGGGCTGCAACGCGCCATCGAAGAACAAATGTCCGATCCTTACTTCCCGGTGGATATGAGCGAGATGGCTGCGCACAGAAATTTCGCGAACATAGAAGAAGATCGCATTGCTTTTGACCACTGCACCATCGAGTCGAAATGGCTCAATCATCCGCAAGGATGCCTTGGGTTCCGCATCGAAACGCCGCAGAAAGTGGTTGTCTATGCCACCGACAACGAGCCCGGACACCCGGTGTTCGATAAAAACGTCCGCAAGCTCGCCGAAGGAGCCGATGTACTCATCTACGATGCTCAGTATCTTCCTGAAGAATACAAAGCGAAGAAGCGCGGCTGGGGACACAGCCACTGGCGCGAAGCCATTAACATCGTGATGGAAAGCGGAGCCAAAGAGCTAGTCCTCTTCCACCATGATCCCGATCACGACGATTCCCTTATCGATAAGGTGGTCAAAACCGCGCGCGACCACTATCCCAAGGTCACGGCTGCGGCCGAAGGCATGGAAATCGAGCTTTAAGGGGCCAGAGATTTTCGTCCCATTCTGGAACGAAACACTCGCTATCGATCATTAGCCAAAGCGAGCCGTCTAGCTTTGCAACTTCGGTTATAATTGTAGGTAATATCACTACATACAGGTGGGCATGGAAAAGTCAGTCTCGGCAGCTGATGCGAATCGAAGATTTTCGGAGCTTCTCCGCATGGTCCGCGAAGGTCACAGCTACATTGTGACTGCGCACGGCAAGCCCATCGCCAGGCTAGGACCCATCGATAGCGGAGAGGACGTGTCCCGACAAGCACTCTCTGCTCTGATCAAAAGATTGCGATCGGAGCGGCCAACTACGATCGGACATTGGAAAAGAGATGAATTGTATGAGGACGGGAAGTGAGAGTTGCCTTAGATACGAGCGTGTTAGCGTACGCCGAAGGGGTAAACGGCGTACCTATGCAAAATGTAGCCGTTGAGTTGCTCACGAAACTTCCTCGTGGATCGACTTTGGTACCGGTACAAGCGTTAGGAGAATTGTTCAATCTGCTGGTGGGAAAAGTGGGACGCTCCACAGCAAGAGCTCATGCCTCAGTTGTAAGCTGGCGAGATACCTTCCCTCTGATTGAAACCTCGGCCGCCGTAATGCTCGCAGCAGTTGACCTTGCGAAGGATCACCGAATCGGGATTTGGGATGCAGTCATGCTCTCTGCTGCGGCTGAAGCCGGGTGTCGGCTGGTATTAACCGAGGACCTCCAGGACGGATTTACGTGGCGGGGTGTTACGGTGACGAACCCTTTCGCGACGTCACCGCATGAATTGTTGAGGGCTGTCTTGGAACAAAGCAGAACGAGTTAAGTAATCGGCAATCCAACAATGGATTGTCACTTCTTCCCCATTCCGCGATCCATGGCCTCATTCGCCAGCCGGTCAGCGTGCTTGTTTTGCGCACGCAGCACATGCTCGATGCTGAACTTATCCAGCTGCCGAACCAGCGACCGGGCTTTCTCGTACAACGGCTTCAGGTCCGGACTGCTCACGCGATAGCGTCCCGTCATTTGCCGAACCATCAACTCCGAATCGCTGATCACCTTCAACCCTTTGTGTCCGTTATCCACTGCAAACTGCAGAGCAGCTAGCAGGGCGGAATATTCGGCGAAGTTGTTGGTCTTGTGTCCGATATATTCGCTGATCTGCTTAAGCGGTGCTCCCGACGCGTCGCGAATGTACACGCCGTAGCCGGCGGGGCCTGGATTGCCGCGCGCGCCTCCATCGACATTTGCGGTAATCCACGAGACCGGCTGAGTCTGTCGGGACTCCCGCGAACTATCTTCAGGAAAGAGCGAACCGCTTCCGGAGTGGGGCAGAGGTTTGGACGACATTCAGTTGAGTTTACGTCATCGTCCTTCGGAGAGACGGTCCGCCAGGCGTGTCGGCAGACCGGCATCACGAATGTCCTTCTGGGCCGCAGCAATGTCATAGGGAATGCGATAAAAGGTCACAAGCGACGCATCGGAATCGTACATGGCGAAACCAGCGCGAGGGTCGCCGTCGCGCGGCTGTCCAATCGATCCGGGGTTGATCATGTACGCCGCGCCCGGCTCGAGGCGAAATTCGATTTTCTGCTGCTTCGCACGATCTGCAAATGCCGGACGTATGGCGTGCATCTTCCCGTTTTGGGCGAAGAATCCACCCTGGATGTGAGTGTGCCCAAAGAAAGTCAATGGCGCCACAGGATGCATCAGCGGCTCGGCGGCATCCTGGACGTTGAGCACGTATTCGTCCTCATCGACCGGCGAACCGTGTACGCAGCTCACTTCCAACCCTGTCGCCGGCTTAATCGGTCCTTTTGGCAAAGCTTTCAGCCAGTCGAGATTCGCTCCCGTAAGATTTTTCTGCGTCCACACAGCCGCGAGCGCGGCGATGGGATTGAATCCTTCCAAGTCACTCACGCCTGAGCAAGCTTTGTCATGATTGCCGCGAACGAAGAGCCTTCCCATTTCACGCGAGCCGGCGATCACCTCATTGGGATTGGCGCCATAGCCAACCACGTCGCCGAGGTTCCAGACCACGTCGCGTGCTGGAAAAGCCGCCCTGCAGGCATTAAAGGCATAGATATTCGCGTGAATATCGCTAATGATGAGGACGCGCATGAACCGGGTAGGGGAAAAGGCATTGTACGCCTAGCCGGATATCACGGGCCTACAGCTCAGAAGCACCCGGCTGCCATTCGTAGCGTCGTCCATTCCAGAAAAGAAAGGAATTCAGAATTCCCGTCTCTTCCACGCCGATGTCGTCGATGATCTTCTTCTTGCGCTTCACGCGGCCCACAGAGAGATGATCAAAGGCCAAATTGATGATTACGAAGCGCTCCTTCGGGTTCTTCGCATGCCATCCCTCGCTGCCACTGCCATGGATGATCAGCAGATAACGAGGTCCGCCAGGATACTTCGAAGCGAATTGCGATGTGATCTTCGGATCGCCCAATCCGAAATAAGCGCTTGAAGGGTCAAGCACGCGAAACTGGCCGGAGTCCGGCTGGAACCCGCCGTGAGTCGTAGCCACAATCGCCGCATCCTCGACGCCATCTCCGTTGAAATCGCCAGTCAATACCGGAAAACCCTTGATCAACTCGAACTCCGGCCCGAACTGCGCGGAGACAAAAGCCTGTAAATCAACCGACGGCTGCTTTGGGGAAGCGCTCTGCGCTGCAGCAGCAATGGGAACCATCAGCAGCGCGATCCATGCAAAACGTGAACTCATGCTTGTACTGTAATCTGGCTGCAGAAATTTTCTAGTGCCGAAAGTGAGTCACGCAGCTTGGTCCACTGGAGTGAATGTGATCGCGTGTAATCGCCCGAATCGACGGGGTGCAGGTAACGATCAATTATCATTCGTGCCGCAAAGCGCTCATGGGATCAACTCGCATCGCACGGCGGGCGGGCATGTAGCATGCCCCAGTCGCTACGAGCATCAGCAGCAGAGCCACTCCCGCGAAGGTCAGAGGATCGGTGGCGGTTACACCGTAGATCATGCTTCGCATCTGGCGCGTGAGTATCAGCGCCAGCAATGAACCGAGTATCACACCGGCGGCGGACAGCGCGATGCCGCGTCCGAGAATCAGTCGCAGAACATCTTTGCGCTGCGCTCCGAGCGCCATGCGAGTTCCTATTTCGGGAACGCGTTGTCCGACCAGATGAGAGATCACGCCATAGATTCCGATGCTGGAAAGCACGAGCGCCAGTGCGGCGAACAGTCCGAGCAGGATCATCGAGAAGCGCCGCTCCGCCAACGAATCGGAGATGATCTGGTCGAAAGTCCTGACGTTGTAGATCACGTGCTCATGATTCACTTTTGAAATCGATGCGCGCAGCGCTGGAAGCAGCGTTAGCGGATCGACGCTGGAGCGGAGCATCAAATAGGCTCCGCGATTCAGCAACGGCCAGAACCTGTCGGGTATCTGGTTCAAGGGCACGTACACCTGTGCCTGAACCTTTTGCTGCGAATCCTTGTCCAGGCCCCAATGCTTTACGTGGCCTACTACGCCGACGATCTCCGGTTGCAAATCCAGAAGTCCAATGTTCAGATGCTTGCCGATCGGGTTCTCATTTGGGAAATACTTGTGCGCGAGATATTCGTCGATGACGATCACCGGCGGAGACGTCTGCGTGTCGTTCTCAGAGATGAATCGTCCACTCAGGAGCGGAAATCCCATTGCTTTCTGGTAGTCGGGTTCCGCGATGTAGAACAGCGCCCAGTTCATGTCGGAGGTGTTGGCCGGTTTTGGCTGACCCTCGAGCCAGAAGGGGACCTCGGAGTCTCCATCCATTGGAAGCGCACCGTCGGTCAGCGATGCCGCCTGTATGCCCGGCGTGTTGCGAACCGCATCGTGAAGCTGGCGCATTGCAACTCGGGTCTGTGCAGGGCTCCTGATCACTGATGGCGGGGTCGTCACGCTGAATGTAAGTACGTTATGCGGATCGAAGCCGGGATTCACTCCCCAGAGCACGGCCAGGCTCCTGATCATCAGGCCCGCGCCTACGAGCAGCACCAGGGCAATCGCCATCTCGGCGATTACGAATGCATTCTGTGTGCGCTGTCGCGTTCCGGATGTTCCCCTTCCGCCTTCCCTCAACGTCTGCTGCAGGTTCGTGTGCCACAGCCTGAGAGCAGGAACAAGGCCGAACAGAACTCCAGCCAAAAGAGAAGCGACAAGAGTAAAGACGAGCACGTGAGTATCAATACCGATTTCTTGTGCTCGAGGCAGCGCTTGCGGTACGGCGGCGAGCACGAACTTGGTACCCTGAGCCGCGAGTACGAGACCGAGCGCTCCTCCGATTATTCCTAGCAACGCACTCTCCGTAAGCAGCTGTCGGATGAGTCGCAAATGACTTGCTCCCAGTGCGCTTCGCACAGCGAACTCCCGCGCGCGGCCGTTCGAACGCGCGAGCAGAAGGTTCGCTACGTTCGTGCACGCGATGAGCAACACGAAACCGACGGCGGCGAGCAGAACGAGGAGTGTTCCTCTAATGTCCTCGACCATATCGTCTTTCAGCCTGAGCACGCCGATGCTTAGCCCAGTGTCGGCCTGCGGATATGCAACGGCGAGATTGCGAGCGACGTTCTCCACGTCCGCGCGGGCCTGCGCGAGAGTGGCATTCGGCTTTAGACGCGCGACCACGCCCATGCCCATTCCTATCGTCCGATCGCGAAACGTGGGATCCGTCCACTGTCCAATAGGAACGTAAACTTCAGGGTGGCCTCCGCTGTACAGACGAAAACTCGCTGGAACCACGCCGACGATCGCATATCCGGTGCCGTTCAGAACCATGGTCCGTCCGAGCACGCTCGACGAAGCTCCAAACTTCCGCTTCCACAGACCCTCGCCTATCAAGGCAACCGGGGACCCGCCCGCGATGTCCTCCTGAGCGGAAATCGTGCGGCCCAAAATGGGAGAGACTCCCAGGGTCGAAAAGAACGTTGACGAAATCATGTACCCCGGCAGGCGCTCAGGCTCGTCCTGACCGGTAACATTGAAGCTTTCTCCGCGAAATGCTGCCATCGAAGAGAAGCTGTGGCTCTGCTTTTCCCAATCCAGATAGTTCGGATACGAAACTGACGCGTGCTCGAATTGCTTTGTCTGACCGAACAGAATAACGAGCTGTTCCGGATTCGGATATGGCAGCGGATTCAGCAGAACTCCATTCACAACGGAAAAAAGAGCGGTGTTGGCGCCGATGCCCAGGGCCAGCGTGAGGAGCGCAACGGCCGTGAATCCCGGGTTTTTGCGCATGCCGCGGATAGCAAATCGGATGTCCTGTGCCATGGTTTCCAAAATAGGAATCCCGCGCTGTTCGCGATACGCTTCACTGACCTGATCCATGCCTCCAAGCTTGATCAGCGCCCGTCGGCGAGCTTCCTCGGGCGTGAGGCCGGCGCGCAGGTTGTCTTCGATATGCATCTGAAGGACACTTTGCAGCTCGTCTTCAAGTTCGGCGTCACGGTGCTCGCGATCAAAGAGGCCGGCGATGCGGGATAGGAGCGCGCGGAGGGCCTTCATCGCAACGTCTCCGGCGCCAGAAAGCGTGCAAGGATATCGGTAGTCTCCTGCCACTCTCGTGTCTCACGCTCGACCTGCTTCTTGCCCGCACGCGTGAGGCGGTAGTACTTAGCGCGACGGTTGTTTTCGGATACTCCCCATTCAGAAGCGATGTAGCCTTCTTGCTCCAACTTAAGGAGCGCAGGGTAAAGCGTTCCATAGTTCACGGAGAGTAGATCGCCGCTGATCTGCTCAATGCGCCGCGCGATGCCGTAACCATGCAATGTACCCATGCTCTCCAGCGTCTTCAGCACCATCAACGCCAATGTCCCCTGCTGCACCTCTTTTTGGCCCATGAACTCTCCTATTGGTATGCCATATATCATGCGACAACTCCTATGGGAATGCAATATGAAGTGCGGAATTTAGAAGGTTCAGCAAGCCGGGAGGAACCCGCCGCCTCGATTCGCGCTACGTTATGCTCGGTCCTGCAGTCGAAGGGATTACAAGCTTCCCTAGGCATGCCTGCGAACTAGCGGCGCCCTAATTGGAGAATCGGAATGATGCATTGCAACGGATGGTTGCGGACGTTGGTCCAGGTAAAGCGGTTTTTGTGGGTGTTTATTGTTGCCTCATTAAACGTGGCTACTGCCGCTGCACAGGTCGAGTTTGTGGATCCGAGCATCGGCGGACAGGGTTTCCTGCTCGAACCGACTCGACCCACGGTTTCTCTTCCTAACAGCATGGTGCGTGTGTATCCGGTCAGAAAAGACCAGCTGGATGACCAGATTCATTCTTTCCCGTTGACCATCATTTCTCATCGCATGGGCGAGCTCTTTTGGCTTATGCCGAGCGACGGCGTGCCGGACACATGGGATCGTCCGATGGCGTATGACCATGAAACCGAGACTCCTTATTACTACTCGGCGCGATTTCGTGACTCACTGATCCAGAGCGAATTCACCCCAACCGCGCACTGCGGGTATTTTCGTTTCACTTTTCCCGCGGGTAAGGCGGTCGTACTGCTCGCAAATCGGCAGGGTGGAGAGCTTTCGAGTGGTGCCGATAACAGTGTTTCCGGTAGCGAGAACATCGTCGGTCAAGGCCGAATGTCTCCCGGCACGATGCACGCGTTCGTCTACGGCGAATTTAGTGCGCCGGTGAAGATAGAAACCCGGAACACCAAGAATGGGAAACTCCTGGTCATTTCGGCGCCAGACCAAAAGGTTTTGGAATTCCGCTATGGCATTTCCTTCATCAGCATTGAGCAAGCGAGGAAAAATCTGCAGGAAGAAATTCCAGATTGGAACTTCGAAAGTATCAAACATCGCGCTCGCGATCGCTGGAATGAAGTGCTCGGCCAGATTCAGGTTGAAGGGGGCACACCGGAACAGCGGCGCGTCTTCTACACCGCTCTGTATCGCAGCTATGAGCGGATGGTCATCATCACTGAGGATGGACGCTATTACAGTGCATTCGATCATCAGGTCCACCAGGATTCGCGTCCGTTCTATGTGGACAATTGGTTGTGGGATACCTACCGCGCTCTGGAACCTCTGCAGACTTTGCTCAATCCGGAGATGGAGGCGGACAAGATCCAGTCATTTGTCCGTATGTATGAGCAATCCGGGTGGATGCCCACATTTGCTGAGCTTTGGGGCAATCACGAATGCATGACCGCCAATCCCGTTGCGCCGTGGATGGCAGATGCCTGGATGAAAGGGATCACGAATTTCGATCTCGCAACTGCTTACGCGGGAATAAAGAAAAATTCTGTCGAGGGCACGTGGCTGCCTTGGCGTCGTGGGCCGAAGACTTCGCTGGATGATTTCCTGGCCGCACACGGCTATATGCCTGCGCTTCATCCGGGAGAAAAGGAGACCGTCGCAGAAGTTCATCCCTTCGAGCGACGGCAGGCGATTTCAGTTACGGAAGCGCAAAGCTACGACGACTGGTCCACGGCGCAACTCGCGCGTGCGCTCGGCAACAACACCGATTATCAGTATTTCCTGAAGCGGGCCGCTAACTACAAAAACCTGTTTCGTCAGGAGAAAGGTCATGTCTGGCCTAAGGACGAAGCCGGCAATTGGATCGAGCCCTTCGACCCCGGCTGGTCGGGCGGCCAGGGTGGACGCGACTACACCACCGAGAATAACGGCTATACCTACGATTGGGACGTTCAGCACGACCTCCAGGGATTGTTTGAGTTAATAGGCGGTCGTGCGAAAGCGGAAGCAAAACTGGACCAGCTATTCCGTGAGCCCCTGGGCAGAAGCAAGTACGAATTCTGGGCGAAGTTTCCCGACGCCAGCGGACTTGTCGGCCAGTTCTCGATGGGCAACGAGCCCAGCCTTCACATTCCTTACATTTACAACTATCTCGGCGCGCCGTGGAAGACGCAGGAGCGCGTCCGCATGCTGCTGGATACATGGTTCACCGATACCACTTTGGGAATGCCGGGCGACGAGGATGGCGGTGGGATGTCGTCGTTTGTCGTCTTCTCAATGATGGGCTTTTATCCGGTCACGCCGGGCGTGCCGATCTACGATCTCGCCAGCCCGGTTTTTGATCGCATCACCATTCGACTGCACAACGGAAGAAGCTTCCGCATCGTTTGCCTCAATAATTCAAAGGACAACAAATACATTCAAGCGATTCGGCTCAACGGAAAAGCTATCAATCAAGTTTGGATTCGCCATGCTGACATCGTTAACGGCGAAACACTAGAGCTGCAGATGGGCAATGCGCCTAACAGGACGTTAGGTACTGGCGCCGCGGACTTGCCACCATCAGCCATGTCGATGAATCCAGCTGATTTTGCCGGAACCTCTCGTTGACTCTAAATTGCACGGTCCAAAATAGAGTCAGCTTTCGCGGTCATTCACTGATAACGCAGAGCCACCATAGGATCGACCTTCGTGGCGCGTAATGCCGGGATATAACCGGCCAGAATCGCGACGGCAAGCAAGGCAAGCGGAACCAGCACCAGAGTGAGTGGGTCGTAGGACTTCACTTTAAAAAGTAGATGGGTAATGAGTCGCGCAGCAGCGAGAGCGCAAGGTATGCCGACCGCGATTCCGAGCAATGTGAGCGCCAGAGTCTCGCGCAAAATCATGCTCAGAACTGAGCCGGGTTGCGCACCAAGCGCCATCCGAATTCCCAATTCATGAGTACGACGAGAAACTGAATACGAGATGACCCCGAAGATGCCTATCGCTGCGAGAATCAGCGCAAGCACGCCAAATAACGCGATGAGCAGAGTACGGAAGCGCGGCTGCGCGACGGAGGCGCTCAGGGCATCGGGCAAGGACGCAACATCCGTTACCGGCAGATTCTTATCGATCTGGTGGGTAGCGCTGCGAATTGCGCCAACCACCGCCGAAGCGCTCAGAGTGCTCTTCACTACAACTTCGGCGCCATAGAGAGGCGCCTGGGCGAAGGGAACGTACAACATAGGTCCTGGTTCCTTGCCTAACGAGACATCGTGTATATCGCCAACGATGCCCACGATGTCCCGCGACGACACGCCGTTCGCGGGAAAGCCAAACGTGAGGTGCCGGCCCAGCGGATTCTCGTGCGGGAAATAGCGCTTCGCCAATGCCTCACTGATCACCGTAACGGCTGGCGAGGAAGAGGAGTCAGAGTCGTCGAACAAACGTCCACGAAGCAGAGGGATTCCCATAACCGAAAAGTAGCCTGGACTTACGGGCACGTAGTTCGCGTTCTCGGCTGATCCGGGCGGCAGCGAAGCATTTCCGACAATCTGAAAAGCGAGGGTAATGCAGCAGTCCATAATCGGCAGCGGACCTGCCACGGCAGAATCCTTCATTCCCGGCTCAGCCTGAAGACGAGTGAGTAGTTCCTCTGAAAAATGTTCCCACTGTTTGGGTGTTGAATATTGAAACTGTGGGAGCGAAACCATTCCCTTGACGATGTGATTCGGTTCAAAACCCGGATCGACTGCTGTGAGTTGAGCGAAGCTGCGTGTCAACAGACCCGCTCCTGTGAGCAGAACCAGCGCGAGGGCAATTTCTCCAGCGGCCAGGAAGGCGCGAGCACGACGTGGTCCTGCAGACTCTCCTGCCCGAGCGCCTTCGCCCAGTTCCGTTTGCGGGTCGGAGCCGGCCGCGGACAGGACCGGGGCTAATCCAAATATGAGACTCGCTCCAAACGAAAGCACCAGCGTGAACACGAGCACGGAACCATCCACGCGAATGGGGTGGAATCTCGGCAGACTGGAAGGTAGCAGCGGCGCCAGAGTGGCAACGCCCCAATAAGCCACAAGTGCCCCGATCAGACCGCCAAGCAGGCCAAGGATGGCGCACTCCGTAAGCAGTTGACGGGCGATGCGACTCTTGCCGGCACCCAACGCAATTCGAATTGCGATTTCCTTCGAGCGCGAGGTTGCGCGGCTCAGCAGCAGATTCGCCACGTTCGCGCATGTAATCAGGAGCACCAGGGCTACCGACCCAAGCAGCAGGAGCAGTGGCAACTTCACATCTCCGGTGATTGTCTGCCGCAGAGGTTCAGTTCCGACCGTCCATCCCTTCTCTGCTGGAAACTCTTTCGCAAACCGTGCGCTGACGGTGTCCAACTCCGCCTGCACCTGCGCCGATGAAATTCCGGGGCGCACGCGCCCAATCACCGCCATCCAGTGCTCGCGAAGCGGCCGAGTCATCCAGGCGCTGAACAGAGGGTCTTGAGCCAGCGGGATCCAAACCTGGTTTACCTGGTTGCCAAAGGGCGTGCGGAAGCTCGCAGGCATCACGCCGATCACGGTGTACGGACGCATGTCGAGGTCGATGGAGCGGCCAACGATCTGCGGATCGGCGCCGAACCGGCTGCGCCATAGATTTTCGCTGAGCACCACTACCGGCGCTGCGCCGCGCTCGCCATCCTGAGAGACAAACACGCGTCCGAGCATCGGCTCCGCTGCGAACACCGCGAAGAAATCGGGCGTGACGACAACAGTGCTCACCTCTGAGGGTTCTCCACTGCCGGTCAGAACCAGAGAGTGAACGCCCAAACCGGCGATTGCCGTGAACGACCGGTTGTGATCCCGCAATTCAGTAAACGTGGGATACGACATCCCTTGGCCGGAGATTGCCGACTCCTGCTTAGCTTCGCGCACGAGAACCAACTGGCCTGGGTTCGCGTAAGGCAATGGCCGAAGCAGGACCGCATTGACGACGCTGAAAATGGCTGTGTTCGCTCCAATCCCAAGAGCGAGCGTGAGGGTAGCGACTGCGGTGAAGCCCGGGTTTTTCCGCAGCATGCGAAGAGCAAACCGGACATCCTGCCAGAACGTTTCCAAAATGGATTCCCAGCCCGCGTCGCGAACGGCTTCTTTGGCGCCTTCGAGATTGCCTTGCTCCCATCGCACCGCGCGCACAGCATCGCTGCGAGTCATACCCAGTTGTATCTTTTCCTCGACAGCCATCGCCATATAGCCGCGCAACTCTTCCTCCAACTCACGATCGAGCTGCTTCTTCCCAAGAAGAACTCGGAATCCGCTAGCCAGGTTTCGCAGCATAGAAGTGCTCCTGTCACGCTTCCAGAATTCTGGCAATCGCCGCCACTTGACGTCCCCATTCGCGCCTCTCAGCGGCGAGACGTTTTCTTCCCGATTCGGTCAGAAGGTAGTACTTTGCTCGTCTGCTATTCTCGGTGGCCTTCCACTCGCTTTTGATCTGTCCGGATCGCTGCAACCGTTGAAGGGCAACGAAGAGCGAGCCGGCATTGACGCGGAAAACGCCTTTGCTCATCTGCTCGATGCGCACGGAGATTCCGTACCCGTGCATCGGCTGCAGGTCGAGAGTTTTGAGAATGAGCATGTCCAGAGTGCCCTGGACCACATCACCCGGCTGATCGCCCATAGAGCGCGTTCTTCCTCCTGAGTGTCAAGAGAAGAATGCGCTCACTCCTCCTGATTGTCAAGAGGAGAAGCGGGAAATAACGTTTGGACATGAGGAGCCGCTGTATGCCGGGATTTAAACCTTCAAGACCCCCGGCATTCAGGCCGCAAAGTCGATAGAAAGCAATGTGTTAAGTACTCCCGGTGGTCACTCTGCAAGTACTTCTGCCCTGCTCGTTCAGAGTACATACTGGCGTTCAACCGGGGAGAACATATTCATGTCACGAACGATTGCCGTGTGGCTCATCCTATCGACGTTCCTGGTTCCACTTTGGTCCGCAGATCCGCAGCAGCAAGCCGAGCCTTCGCTCACAATCTATAACCAGCAATTCGCCGTCATCCGGCAGACGATTCCGCTGGACTTAAATGGGAACGTCACGCACGTGGCCTTCAGCGACATCACGGCGCATGCCGAACCCGACTCCGTAGTACTGCGCGACCTGCACGGCGGCGGATTGAGAATCCTGGAACAGAATTACCGCAATGATCCTCTGTCAGACGGTTTGTTGCTCTCGCTATTCGAAGGCAAGACGATCGACTTCGTCCGTACCGATGCTCAAGGCCACCAGGAGATCGTGCAAGGAAAGATCATCCGCAGCGGATACGTGCCTCACTA
This genomic interval from Terriglobales bacterium contains the following:
- a CDS encoding GH92 family glycosyl hydrolase, giving the protein MMHCNGWLRTLVQVKRFLWVFIVASLNVATAAAQVEFVDPSIGGQGFLLEPTRPTVSLPNSMVRVYPVRKDQLDDQIHSFPLTIISHRMGELFWLMPSDGVPDTWDRPMAYDHETETPYYYSARFRDSLIQSEFTPTAHCGYFRFTFPAGKAVVLLANRQGGELSSGADNSVSGSENIVGQGRMSPGTMHAFVYGEFSAPVKIETRNTKNGKLLVISAPDQKVLEFRYGISFISIEQARKNLQEEIPDWNFESIKHRARDRWNEVLGQIQVEGGTPEQRRVFYTALYRSYERMVIITEDGRYYSAFDHQVHQDSRPFYVDNWLWDTYRALEPLQTLLNPEMEADKIQSFVRMYEQSGWMPTFAELWGNHECMTANPVAPWMADAWMKGITNFDLATAYAGIKKNSVEGTWLPWRRGPKTSLDDFLAAHGYMPALHPGEKETVAEVHPFERRQAISVTEAQSYDDWSTAQLARALGNNTDYQYFLKRAANYKNLFRQEKGHVWPKDEAGNWIEPFDPGWSGGQGGRDYTTENNGYTYDWDVQHDLQGLFELIGGRAKAEAKLDQLFREPLGRSKYEFWAKFPDASGLVGQFSMGNEPSLHIPYIYNYLGAPWKTQERVRMLLDTWFTDTTLGMPGDEDGGGMSSFVVFSMMGFYPVTPGVPIYDLASPVFDRITIRLHNGRSFRIVCLNNSKDNKYIQAIRLNGKAINQVWIRHADIVNGETLELQMGNAPNRTLGTGAADLPPSAMSMNPADFAGTSR
- a CDS encoding type II toxin-antitoxin system prevent-host-death family antitoxin, giving the protein MEKSVSAADANRRFSELLRMVREGHSYIVTAHGKPIARLGPIDSGEDVSRQALSALIKRLRSERPTTIGHWKRDELYEDGK
- a CDS encoding MBL fold metallo-hydrolase — its product is MRVKFWGVRGSTPTPQAENLRYGGNTSCVEVRVDGQMFVFDCGTGFRNLGKSLDAEFAGRPISAHVFLSHFHWDHIQGIPFFAPLYENRENHFIFHSSNRSRGLQRAIEEQMSDPYFPVDMSEMAAHRNFANIEEDRIAFDHCTIESKWLNHPQGCLGFRIETPQKVVVYATDNEPGHPVFDKNVRKLAEGADVLIYDAQYLPEEYKAKKRGWGHSHWREAINIVMESGAKELVLFHHDPDHDDSLIDKVVKTARDHYPKVTAAAEGMEIEL
- a CDS encoding metallophosphoesterase family protein; this translates as MRVLIISDIHANIYAFNACRAAFPARDVVWNLGDVVGYGANPNEVIAGSREMGRLFVRGNHDKACSGVSDLEGFNPIAALAAVWTQKNLTGANLDWLKALPKGPIKPATGLEVSCVHGSPVDEDEYVLNVQDAAEPLMHPVAPLTFFGHTHIQGGFFAQNGKMHAIRPAFADRAKQQKIEFRLEPGAAYMINPGSIGQPRDGDPRAGFAMYDSDASLVTFYRIPYDIAAAQKDIRDAGLPTRLADRLSEGR
- a CDS encoding PIN domain-containing protein, translated to MRVALDTSVLAYAEGVNGVPMQNVAVELLTKLPRGSTLVPVQALGELFNLLVGKVGRSTARAHASVVSWRDTFPLIETSAAVMLAAVDLAKDHRIGIWDAVMLSAAAEAGCRLVLTEDLQDGFTWRGVTVTNPFATSPHELLRAVLEQSRTS
- a CDS encoding ABC transporter permease yields the protein MKALRALLSRIAGLFDREHRDAELEDELQSVLQMHIEDNLRAGLTPEEARRRALIKLGGMDQVSEAYREQRGIPILETMAQDIRFAIRGMRKNPGFTAVALLTLALGIGANTALFSVVNGVLLNPLPYPNPEQLVILFGQTKQFEHASVSYPNYLDWEKQSHSFSSMAAFRGESFNVTGQDEPERLPGYMISSTFFSTLGVSPILGRTISAQEDIAGGSPVALIGEGLWKRKFGASSSVLGRTMVLNGTGYAIVGVVPASFRLYSGGHPEVYVPIGQWTDPTFRDRTIGMGMGVVARLKPNATLAQARADVENVARNLAVAYPQADTGLSIGVLRLKDDMVEDIRGTLLVLLAAVGFVLLIACTNVANLLLARSNGRAREFAVRSALGASHLRLIRQLLTESALLGIIGGALGLVLAAQGTKFVLAAVPQALPRAQEIGIDTHVLVFTLVASLLAGVLFGLVPALRLWHTNLQQTLREGGRGTSGTRQRTQNAFVIAEMAIALVLLVGAGLMIRSLAVLWGVNPGFDPHNVLTFSVTTPPSVIRSPAQTRVAMRQLHDAVRNTPGIQAASLTDGALPMDGDSEVPFWLEGQPKPANTSDMNWALFYIAEPDYQKAMGFPLLSGRFISENDTQTSPPVIVIDEYLAHKYFPNENPIGKHLNIGLLDLQPEIVGVVGHVKHWGLDKDSQQKVQAQVYVPLNQIPDRFWPLLNRGAYLMLRSSVDPLTLLPALRASISKVNHEHVIYNVRTFDQIISDSLAERRFSMILLGLFAALALVLSSIGIYGVISHLVGQRVPEIGTRMALGAQRKDVLRLILGRGIALSAAGVILGSLLALILTRQMRSMIYGVTATDPLTFAGVALLLMLVATGACYMPARRAMRVDPMSALRHE
- a CDS encoding PadR family transcriptional regulator yields the protein MGQKEVQQGTLALMVLKTLESMGTLHGYGIARRIEQISGDLLSVNYGTLYPALLKLEQEGYIASEWGVSENNRRAKYYRLTRAGKKQVERETREWQETTDILARFLAPETLR
- a CDS encoding ribonuclease HI family protein translates to MSSKPLPHSGSGSLFPEDSSRESRQTQPVSWITANVDGGARGNPGPAGYGVYIRDASGAPLKQISEYIGHKTNNFAEYSALLAALQFAVDNGHKGLKVISDSELMVRQMTGRYRVSSPDLKPLYEKARSLVRQLDKFSIEHVLRAQNKHADRLANEAMDRGMGKK